The proteins below are encoded in one region of Tsuneonella sp. CC-YZS046:
- the ychF gene encoding redox-regulated ATPase YchF, whose amino-acid sequence MGFRCGIVGLPNVGKSTLFNALTETQAAQAANYPFCTIEPNVGQVAVPDPRLEKLASIAGSGKIIPTQLAFVDIAGLVKGASKGEGLGNQFLGNIREVDAIVHVLRCFEDDDIQHVANKVDPIADAEVVETELMLADLESLEKRVPAAAKRATGGDKEARLAASVLGQALDLLREGKPARLTEPKDDEEARIFAQAQLLTAKPVLYVCNVAEEDAATGNELSAKVFEKASAEGAQAVVVSAAIEAELVGMDPEERAEYLNELGLAETGLARVIRAGYELLGLQTFFTIGPKEARAWTFHTGAKAPQAAGEIHTDFEKGFIRAETIAYDDYVTLGGEAAAREAGKLRQEGKEYQVQDGDVLHFKFNV is encoded by the coding sequence ATGGGTTTCCGTTGCGGGATCGTGGGCCTGCCCAATGTGGGCAAATCGACGTTGTTCAATGCTCTCACGGAGACGCAGGCGGCGCAGGCCGCGAATTATCCCTTCTGCACGATCGAGCCGAATGTAGGGCAGGTCGCCGTGCCGGACCCGCGCCTGGAAAAGCTGGCAAGCATTGCCGGTTCGGGCAAGATCATCCCCACCCAGCTCGCCTTCGTCGACATTGCCGGGCTGGTCAAAGGCGCCTCCAAGGGCGAAGGGCTGGGCAACCAGTTCCTCGGCAATATCCGGGAAGTGGATGCCATCGTCCACGTCCTGCGCTGTTTCGAGGATGACGACATCCAGCATGTCGCCAACAAGGTCGATCCCATCGCGGATGCCGAAGTGGTCGAGACGGAGCTGATGCTGGCCGACCTCGAAAGCCTTGAGAAGCGCGTTCCGGCGGCGGCGAAGCGCGCGACCGGGGGCGACAAGGAAGCCAGGCTCGCGGCCAGCGTGCTGGGCCAGGCGCTGGACCTGCTCCGCGAAGGCAAGCCCGCCCGCCTGACAGAGCCGAAGGACGACGAGGAAGCGCGCATCTTCGCGCAGGCCCAATTGCTCACCGCGAAGCCGGTCCTCTATGTCTGCAACGTGGCCGAGGAAGATGCCGCCACCGGCAATGAACTCTCGGCCAAGGTGTTCGAGAAGGCCAGCGCGGAAGGGGCGCAGGCGGTGGTCGTGTCCGCCGCGATCGAGGCCGAGCTGGTCGGGATGGACCCGGAAGAGCGCGCCGAATACCTCAACGAGCTGGGCCTGGCGGAAACCGGCCTCGCCCGCGTGATCCGCGCCGGTTACGAGCTGCTTGGATTGCAGACCTTTTTCACCATCGGCCCCAAGGAAGCCCGCGCCTGGACATTCCATACCGGCGCCAAGGCTCCGCAGGCCGCCGGGGAGATCCATACCGATTTCGAAAAGGGCTTCATCCGCGCCGAAACCATCGCCTATGACGATTATGTAACTCTTGGCGGAGAAGCTGCCGCTCGCGAGGCGGGCAAGCTGCGCCAGGAAGGCAAGGAATACCAAGTGCAGGACGGCGATGTCCTGCATTTCAAATTCAACGTCTGA
- a CDS encoding PEP-CTERM sorting domain-containing protein, translating into MLRKAFIATAVLTSLTIAAPASAGGWGGSTSGGWCGKKCGGSSTTSSGGSTTSGGSTTSGGTQVPEPGMLGIAGAGLIGLGLMRRRRASKD; encoded by the coding sequence ATGCTTCGCAAAGCTTTCATCGCAACCGCGGTTCTGACCAGCCTCACGATTGCCGCTCCGGCATCTGCCGGCGGATGGGGCGGCAGCACTTCCGGCGGCTGGTGCGGCAAGAAGTGCGGCGGTTCCTCCACGACCAGCTCGGGCGGCTCCACCACTTCGGGCGGTTCGACCACTTCGGGCGGCACGCAGGTGCCTGAGCCCGGAATGCTCGGCATTGCCGGCGCGGGCCTGATCGGCCTTGGCCTGATGCGCCGCCGCCGCGCCAGCAAGGACTGA
- the pth gene encoding aminoacyl-tRNA hydrolase, producing MQLWVGLGNPGPQYAMNRHNVGFMALDVIADIHDFGPVQKKFAGWVQDGRIGGQRVILLKPATFMNESGRSVAEAMRFYKLEMDALTVFHDELDLAPFKVKVKIGGGTAGHNGLRSIDKHLGPDFRRVRIGIGHPGHKDRVSPYVLGNYAKAELDDLADMLVAIGSEAAWLAQGDDARFMSDVALRLQD from the coding sequence ATGCAACTTTGGGTAGGACTTGGTAATCCCGGGCCGCAATATGCGATGAACCGCCACAATGTCGGTTTCATGGCGCTAGACGTGATTGCGGATATTCATGATTTCGGCCCCGTGCAGAAGAAATTCGCCGGTTGGGTGCAGGACGGCCGGATCGGCGGGCAGCGTGTTATATTGCTCAAGCCCGCGACATTCATGAACGAGAGCGGCCGCTCCGTTGCGGAAGCCATGCGCTTCTACAAGCTGGAGATGGATGCGCTGACCGTCTTTCATGACGAGCTGGATCTCGCTCCGTTCAAGGTGAAGGTGAAGATCGGCGGCGGTACCGCGGGCCACAATGGCCTGCGTTCCATCGACAAGCATCTGGGGCCGGATTTTCGCAGGGTGCGGATCGGCATCGGTCATCCCGGCCACAAGGATCGGGTTTCCCCCTATGTGCTCGGCAACTATGCCAAGGCCGAACTCGACGATCTGGCCGACATGCTGGTCGCCATCGGCTCGGAGGCCGCCTGGCTGGCTCAGGGCGACGATGCCCGCTTCATGAGCGATGTCGCCCTACGCCTGCAGGACTGA
- a CDS encoding 50S ribosomal protein L25/general stress protein Ctc, with amino-acid sequence MSDALTLLAEARERAGKGASRVLRREGRVPAVIYGGKEEPQAIHVEERELVRQLNTGHFSNSIVMIELGGKIVRTLPKDVAFHPVNDRPLHVDFLRLAKDAKVEVQVPVVFTNEEASPGLKRGGVLNIVRHELDLICDADRIPAEIEIDVTGKEVGDSIHISHVALPAGAESTITDRDFTIATIVAPSALKRADAEAGAEGEEAEGGSEG; translated from the coding sequence ATGAGCGACGCTCTCACCCTGCTGGCCGAAGCGCGCGAACGGGCTGGCAAGGGAGCCTCCCGTGTATTGCGCCGCGAAGGCCGTGTTCCCGCCGTCATCTATGGCGGCAAGGAAGAACCGCAGGCAATCCATGTGGAAGAAAGGGAGCTGGTGCGCCAGCTCAACACCGGACACTTCTCGAACTCGATCGTGATGATCGAACTCGGCGGAAAGATTGTCCGCACCCTGCCCAAGGATGTTGCCTTCCACCCGGTCAACGATCGCCCGCTCCATGTCGATTTCCTGCGCCTGGCCAAGGACGCCAAGGTCGAGGTGCAGGTTCCCGTCGTGTTCACGAACGAAGAAGCCTCGCCCGGCCTGAAGCGCGGCGGCGTGCTCAACATCGTTCGCCACGAGCTGGATCTGATCTGCGATGCCGACAGAATCCCGGCGGAAATCGAAATCGACGTCACCGGCAAGGAAGTCGGCGATTCGATCCATATCAGCCATGTTGCCCTGCCGGCCGGCGCGGAAAGCACGATTACCGATCGCGATTTCACCATCGCAACGATCGTCGCTCCGTCCGCGCTCAAGCGTGCCGACGCCGAAGCCGGCGCTGAAGGCGAAGAAGCGGAAGGCGGTTCGGAAGGCTGA
- a CDS encoding TraB/GumN family protein, which translates to MIRRLAIAFAALFCLALAACGQGDPADLPPANPALWEVRGANGETGWLFGTVHRLPEQREWRTQRLRQLVSQADLLVLETRDVGDQARLRAVFERLAKTPGQLPLARRIAPEKRGALETLMKKAGFSDSDFADIETWAAALTLAQAVREQGAGEGVDAGLIALRKSIPAVELEGTAAQLGIFDGLPEQDQRDLLAAVVEEAGEASARSRELADFWAKGDMESIAGETRRGMLADPELREALLLGRNRAWADKVEALLRSGRRPFVAAGAAHMAGEEGLPALLAARGWQVSRIQ; encoded by the coding sequence ATGATCCGCCGCCTGGCGATTGCTTTCGCCGCTCTGTTCTGCCTCGCGCTCGCCGCCTGCGGACAGGGCGATCCTGCCGATCTCCCGCCCGCCAACCCGGCGCTGTGGGAAGTGCGCGGGGCCAATGGCGAAACCGGCTGGCTGTTCGGCACTGTCCACCGATTGCCGGAACAGCGCGAATGGCGCACACAGCGCCTGCGCCAGCTTGTTTCGCAGGCCGATCTGCTGGTGCTCGAGACGAGGGACGTGGGCGATCAGGCAAGGTTGCGCGCGGTGTTCGAGCGGCTTGCGAAAACCCCCGGCCAACTCCCTCTCGCCCGGCGCATCGCACCGGAAAAGCGAGGGGCGCTCGAAACCCTGATGAAGAAAGCCGGCTTTTCGGACAGCGATTTCGCGGACATCGAGACCTGGGCGGCTGCCCTGACGCTGGCTCAGGCTGTCCGCGAACAGGGGGCCGGCGAAGGCGTGGATGCGGGCCTGATCGCGCTGCGCAAGTCCATCCCGGCCGTAGAGCTGGAAGGCACCGCCGCGCAGCTTGGAATATTCGATGGCCTGCCGGAACAGGACCAGCGCGATCTTTTAGCGGCGGTGGTCGAGGAAGCGGGCGAGGCTTCCGCCAGATCCCGCGAACTGGCGGATTTCTGGGCCAAAGGAGACATGGAATCGATTGCCGGGGAAACCCGACGCGGAATGCTGGCCGACCCGGAACTGCGCGAAGCCTTGCTGCTCGGCCGCAATCGTGCATGGGCGGACAAGGTGGAGGCCCTGCTCCGCTCCGGCAGGCGCCCCTTCGTCGCGGCAGGTGCTGCCCATATGGCGGGCGAGGAAGGCCTGCCCGCGCTGCTCGCCGCGCGGGGCTGGCAGGTAAGCCGCATCCAATAG
- a CDS encoding TraB/GumN family protein produces the protein MNWLKKIFRRVAAVGAAVSLGSAMPGLATPEALAPAASEERAGPALWKVADDDTTIYIFGTVHALPEKLEWMDETIADALGSSDELVTEIDLADTADAGAAIASLAMLPEGRNLRDMLGPEDRKAYEAALAQLGIPLSSFDRFEPWFASLTLSTLPLIQQGYSPESGVENTLAGKFAQGRQRAALETMQYQLGLFDSLPMETQFSYLRQVVEGVPEMKDKLDEMIARWLEGDADALANLINEEEVDPVLMDRLLTQRNLNWAEWIGQRLEKPGTVFMAVGAGHLAGDESVQSVLARRGITVTRVQ, from the coding sequence ATGAACTGGCTGAAAAAGATATTCCGCCGCGTGGCAGCCGTCGGCGCGGCGGTGAGCCTCGGCAGCGCGATGCCGGGCCTCGCCACTCCCGAAGCGCTCGCCCCCGCCGCGTCGGAAGAACGGGCAGGCCCCGCCCTGTGGAAAGTCGCGGACGACGACACCACGATCTACATCTTCGGCACGGTCCATGCGCTTCCCGAAAAGCTGGAATGGATGGACGAAACGATCGCCGACGCGCTCGGCAGCTCCGACGAGCTGGTGACGGAGATCGACCTTGCGGATACCGCCGATGCCGGGGCGGCGATCGCCAGCCTCGCCATGCTGCCGGAAGGGCGGAATTTGCGCGACATGCTCGGTCCCGAGGATCGCAAGGCCTATGAGGCGGCGTTGGCGCAGCTCGGCATACCGCTTTCCTCGTTCGACCGCTTCGAGCCGTGGTTCGCTTCGCTGACGCTGTCCACTCTGCCGCTGATCCAGCAGGGCTATTCGCCGGAATCGGGGGTCGAGAACACGCTTGCGGGCAAGTTCGCGCAAGGACGCCAGCGTGCCGCGCTGGAAACCATGCAATATCAATTGGGCCTGTTCGACAGCCTGCCGATGGAAACCCAGTTCTCCTACCTGCGGCAGGTCGTTGAGGGCGTGCCGGAAATGAAGGACAAGCTGGACGAGATGATCGCGCGCTGGCTGGAAGGGGATGCCGACGCGCTGGCGAATCTGATAAACGAGGAAGAGGTCGATCCCGTTCTGATGGACAGGCTGCTGACGCAGCGCAACCTGAACTGGGCGGAGTGGATCGGCCAGCGGCTCGAAAAGCCCGGCACCGTATTCATGGCGGTGGGCGCGGGGCACCTGGCGGGCGATGAAAGCGTGCAATCCGTGCTCGCCCGGCGCGGCATCACCGTAACCCGGGTCCAATGA
- a CDS encoding glycine--tRNA ligase subunit alpha: MNQGSTQSFQDMILALHNYWSGKGCLILQPYDMRMGAGTFHPATTLRALGPEPWNAAYVQPSRRPTDGRYGENPNRLQHYYQYQVILKPNPPNLQELYLESLAAIGVDPLAHDIRFVEDDWESPTLGAWGLGWEVWCDGMEVTQFTYFQQVGGFDCKPVAGELTYGLERLAMYIQGKDRVYDLAFNNHGVTYGDVFLENEREHSKYNFEIADTDQLFKGFQHAEAECNRCIDAGIPLAAYDQAIEASHLFNLLQARGVISVQERASYIGRVRDLAKGSCQAWIAKNEAQWAEKFPGWTV; encoded by the coding sequence ATGAACCAGGGCTCTACGCAAAGCTTCCAGGACATGATCCTCGCGCTCCATAATTACTGGAGCGGGAAGGGCTGCCTGATCCTGCAACCCTACGACATGCGGATGGGCGCAGGCACCTTCCATCCAGCGACCACGCTGCGCGCGCTGGGGCCGGAGCCGTGGAATGCGGCCTATGTCCAGCCCTCGCGCCGCCCGACCGACGGCCGCTACGGCGAAAATCCCAACCGGCTGCAGCATTATTACCAGTATCAGGTGATCCTGAAGCCCAACCCGCCCAACCTGCAGGAACTCTATCTGGAAAGCCTGGCCGCCATCGGAGTCGATCCGCTGGCGCATGACATCCGCTTCGTCGAGGATGACTGGGAATCGCCCACGCTGGGCGCCTGGGGCCTTGGTTGGGAAGTCTGGTGCGACGGGATGGAAGTGACCCAGTTCACTTACTTCCAGCAGGTCGGCGGGTTCGACTGCAAGCCGGTGGCGGGCGAACTGACCTACGGGCTGGAACGGCTCGCCATGTATATCCAGGGCAAGGACCGGGTCTACGACCTTGCCTTCAACAACCATGGCGTAACCTATGGCGACGTGTTCCTGGAGAACGAGCGGGAACATTCCAAATATAATTTCGAGATCGCCGACACCGACCAGCTGTTCAAGGGCTTCCAGCACGCCGAGGCGGAATGCAACCGCTGCATCGATGCGGGCATCCCGCTGGCCGCCTACGACCAGGCGATCGAGGCCAGCCATCTGTTCAACCTGCTGCAGGCGCGCGGCGTCATCAGCGTGCAGGAACGGGCGAGCTACATCGGCCGCGTGCGCGATCTCGCCAAGGGATCGTGCCAGGCGTGGATCGCGAAGAACGAAGCCCAGTGGGCCGAAAAATTCCCGGGGTGGACGGTATGA
- the glyS gene encoding glycine--tRNA ligase subunit beta, whose amino-acid sequence MTDFLLELRSEEIPARMQAGARADLERLFREQLTAAGVSPGEITVWSTPRRLALIARGLPQQTQAVREETKGPRSSAPPQALEGFLRKTGLTQDQLEERDGVYYAIVEKPGRAVKDLLAEAIPAIVRAFPWPKSMRWGAASISTESLRWVRPLSGIVAIFGEELVECEAGGVASGYVTLGHRFHHPGEITVGGADDYREKLRACHVIVDHEEREGLIRSGAAEAARAAGLQLVEDEGLVVENAGLTEWPVPLLGRFDPEFLEVPPEVIQLTARTNQKYFICRDSGGKLADAFICTANIVAADGGAAIVAGNRKVLAARLSDARFFWEQDRKTPLPEQAKKLERITFHEKLGTVADKVERVAKLAEWLAIEGIVPGCEPALARQAAELCKADLVTEMVGEFPELQGLMGGYYARAEGLPDAVADAIRDHYKPVGQGDEVPAAPVTVAVSLADKLDTLRSFFSIDEKPTGSKDPFALRRAALGIIRLITENGLRLNLSAVRPELAEGQLKATETGASTGSARADELADFFADRLKVQQKEAGVRHDLIDAVFAAKNKDGGGEDDLVRLLTRVHALQAFVGTEDGKNLLAGYKRAANILKKEGWEGKGVLEPHTGEEDPLALVDDPDMKEVVAARLAAKKTLSYTPEAAEKSLIDALESAEPTASAAIAAEDFAGAMAALASLRAPIDAFFDEVTVNDPDPAKREARLALLDRFRAAVHNVADFSRIEG is encoded by the coding sequence ATGACTGATTTTCTCCTTGAACTGCGCAGCGAGGAAATCCCCGCCCGGATGCAGGCCGGCGCGCGCGCCGATCTGGAGCGGCTGTTCCGCGAGCAATTGACCGCCGCCGGCGTCTCGCCCGGCGAAATCACCGTGTGGTCCACCCCGCGCCGCCTTGCGCTGATCGCGCGCGGCCTGCCGCAGCAAACGCAAGCGGTGCGGGAGGAGACGAAGGGGCCGCGCAGCTCCGCCCCGCCGCAGGCGCTGGAAGGTTTCCTGCGCAAGACCGGGCTGACCCAGGACCAGCTCGAGGAACGCGACGGCGTTTATTACGCGATCGTCGAAAAGCCGGGCCGCGCGGTGAAGGATCTGCTGGCCGAAGCCATTCCGGCCATCGTCCGCGCCTTCCCCTGGCCCAAGTCGATGCGCTGGGGCGCGGCCTCGATCAGCACGGAAAGCCTGCGCTGGGTTCGCCCGCTGTCCGGCATCGTCGCGATCTTCGGGGAAGAGCTGGTCGAATGCGAAGCGGGCGGAGTCGCTTCCGGCTACGTCACGCTGGGCCATCGCTTCCATCATCCGGGTGAAATCACCGTTGGCGGGGCGGACGACTACCGGGAGAAGCTGCGCGCCTGCCATGTGATCGTCGATCATGAGGAGCGGGAAGGGCTGATCCGCTCCGGCGCGGCGGAGGCCGCACGGGCTGCCGGGCTGCAACTGGTCGAGGATGAAGGGCTGGTGGTGGAAAACGCCGGGCTGACCGAATGGCCAGTGCCGCTGCTGGGCCGCTTTGATCCCGAATTTCTTGAGGTTCCGCCTGAAGTCATCCAGCTAACTGCGCGAACCAACCAGAAATATTTCATCTGCCGTGATAGTGGCGGGAAGCTCGCGGATGCCTTCATCTGCACCGCCAATATCGTGGCGGCGGATGGTGGCGCGGCGATTGTCGCGGGCAATCGCAAGGTGCTGGCCGCTCGGCTATCAGACGCGCGCTTCTTCTGGGAGCAGGACCGCAAGACCCCGCTGCCCGAGCAGGCGAAGAAGCTGGAACGGATCACTTTCCACGAAAAGCTCGGCACCGTGGCCGACAAGGTGGAGCGCGTGGCGAAGCTGGCCGAGTGGCTGGCTATCGAAGGTATCGTGCCGGGCTGCGAACCCGCCTTGGCGCGGCAAGCGGCCGAATTGTGCAAGGCCGATCTCGTCACCGAGATGGTAGGCGAGTTTCCGGAGCTGCAGGGGCTGATGGGCGGCTATTACGCCCGCGCCGAGGGCTTGCCCGATGCGGTGGCCGATGCGATCCGCGATCACTACAAGCCGGTCGGGCAGGGGGATGAAGTGCCCGCCGCGCCGGTGACGGTGGCGGTTAGCCTCGCCGACAAGCTGGATACGCTGCGCAGCTTCTTTTCCATCGATGAAAAGCCGACCGGATCGAAAGATCCCTTTGCCTTGCGTCGCGCGGCATTGGGCATCATCCGATTGATTACCGAAAATGGCCTGCGTCTGAACCTTTCCGCCGTTCGCCCCGAGCTTGCCGAAGGGCAGCTCAAAGCTACGGAAACCGGGGCTTCGACAGGCTCAGCCCGAGCGGATGAGCTTGCGGACTTCTTCGCCGACCGGCTCAAGGTGCAGCAGAAGGAAGCCGGCGTCCGCCACGACCTGATCGACGCGGTGTTCGCTGCCAAGAACAAGGATGGGGGCGGGGAGGACGATCTGGTCCGCCTGCTGACGCGGGTCCATGCGCTCCAGGCTTTCGTCGGCACGGAAGACGGCAAGAACCTGCTGGCGGGCTACAAGCGCGCCGCCAATATCCTCAAGAAGGAAGGCTGGGAGGGCAAGGGCGTGCTCGAGCCGCATACCGGCGAGGAAGACCCGTTGGCGCTGGTGGACGACCCGGACATGAAAGAAGTCGTCGCGGCGCGGCTCGCAGCGAAGAAAACGCTGTCCTACACGCCCGAAGCCGCGGAAAAATCGCTGATCGACGCGCTTGAGTCGGCCGAGCCTACGGCAAGCGCCGCTATCGCAGCGGAAGATTTCGCCGGGGCCATGGCCGCGCTGGCTTCCCTGCGCGCGCCGATCGACGCTTTCTTCGATGAGGTCACGGTCAATGATCCCGATCCGGCAAAACGTGAAGCCCGCCTCGCGCTGCTTGATCGTTTCCGTGCTGCAGTGCACAATGTTGCTGACTTCTCTAGGATCGAAGGTTAG